In one window of Rhizobium sp. ACO-34A DNA:
- a CDS encoding coenzyme PQQ precursor peptide PqqA: MKWTAPKFIEVSCGMEINRYAPADGDEPVLF, from the coding sequence ATGAAATGGACTGCACCGAAATTCATCGAAGTCAGTTGCGGCATGGAAATCAACCGTTACGCACCGGCAGACGGTGACGAACCCGTCCTGTTCTGA
- a CDS encoding GntR family transcriptional regulator, producing MATIRQRISARTLAPGAKLPSIRGLARTMAVSTSTVVEAYDRLAAEGLILSRRGSGFYVAGHLPPLTLAEIGPKLDRAIDPFWVSRQSLEAAGDVLKPGCGWLPASWMPQTELRRSLRHLSRAEDNTLTDYSTPLGLLPLRHLLSRRMAEHGMQVLPDQIMLTESGTQAIDLLLRLLVEPGDTVLVDDPCYFNFLALLRAHRVKVAGVPYTPGGPDVELFAAALTEHRPRLYITNSALHNPTGATLSPVSAHRILKLADQAGLTIIEDDIFADFELEPAPRLAAFDGFERVIHIGSFSKTLTAAARCGFIAARRDWIERLIDLKIATSFGGNALSAELVLALMKDGTYRKYMNGLRGRLSRAMGETSRKLQVLGIKPWIEPRGGMFLWSELPEGLDAADVARRALAENVVLAPGNAFSVSQTATRFLRFNVAQSGDPRVFAALERAMRD from the coding sequence ATGGCGACCATCCGGCAACGGATCAGCGCGCGGACGCTTGCGCCGGGGGCGAAGCTTCCCTCGATCCGCGGCCTTGCCAGAACGATGGCGGTTTCCACCTCGACCGTCGTCGAGGCCTATGACCGGCTGGCGGCGGAAGGGCTGATCCTGTCGCGGCGTGGTTCGGGCTTTTATGTCGCCGGGCACCTGCCGCCGCTGACGCTTGCGGAAATCGGTCCGAAACTCGACCGTGCAATCGATCCGTTCTGGGTATCGCGGCAATCGCTGGAGGCTGCGGGCGATGTGCTGAAACCGGGCTGCGGCTGGCTGCCTGCCTCCTGGATGCCGCAGACGGAACTGCGCCGGTCGCTTCGCCATCTCTCCCGGGCAGAGGACAACACACTCACCGACTACAGCACGCCTCTCGGTCTGCTGCCGCTGCGCCATCTCCTGTCACGTCGCATGGCGGAGCATGGCATGCAGGTACTGCCCGACCAGATCATGCTGACGGAATCGGGCACGCAGGCCATCGACCTGCTGCTGCGCCTTCTCGTCGAGCCCGGCGATACCGTGCTGGTGGACGATCCCTGCTATTTCAATTTCCTGGCGCTGTTGCGGGCCCATCGGGTCAAGGTCGCGGGTGTGCCCTATACGCCTGGCGGCCCCGATGTGGAGCTCTTCGCCGCGGCACTCACCGAGCATCGGCCGCGCCTCTACATCACCAATTCGGCACTTCACAATCCGACCGGGGCAACACTTTCGCCGGTCAGCGCGCATCGTATCCTGAAGCTTGCAGATCAAGCCGGGCTGACCATTATCGAAGACGATATCTTCGCCGATTTCGAGCTGGAACCCGCGCCGCGGCTTGCTGCCTTCGACGGTTTCGAGCGGGTCATCCATATCGGCAGCTTTTCGAAGACGCTGACGGCAGCCGCCCGCTGCGGTTTCATCGCCGCAAGGCGAGACTGGATCGAGCGGCTGATCGACCTGAAGATCGCGACCAGCTTCGGCGGCAACGCCCTTTCGGCCGAACTCGTCCTCGCGCTGATGAAGGACGGCACTTATCGGAAATACATGAACGGCCTGCGCGGCCGTCTCTCCCGCGCCATGGGAGAAACCAGCCGGAAACTGCAGGTACTCGGCATCAAGCCATGGATCGAACCACGCGGCGGCATGTTCCTATGGTCGGAGCTCCCCGAAGGTCTCGACGCCGCCGATGTGGCCCGCCGGGCGCTCGCCGAAAACGTCGTGTTGGCCCCGGGCAATGCCTTCAGCGTCTCGCAGACAGCCACGAGGTTTCTACGGTTCAACGTTGCCCAGTCGGGCGATCCGCGCGTGTTTGCCGCGCTGGAAAGGGCAATGCGGGACTGA
- a CDS encoding BioY family transporter, producing the protein MNTRDLVLVSLFAAIIVALGLIPPITLGFIPVPITLQSLGVMLAGVILGAKRGALAPLLVILLVAIGLPVLSGGRGGLAVFAGPTVGFLIGWVPAAYITGLIAERFARPTMAALPQTLGFFAAAAIGGVVVLYLFGIGYLAFGAGLGLEKAFLGSMAFIPGDLLKAAVAGLAGRAVMVGYPLLPQRV; encoded by the coding sequence ATGAACACCCGTGACCTCGTCCTCGTTTCGCTGTTTGCCGCAATCATCGTGGCGCTCGGCCTTATCCCGCCGATCACGCTCGGCTTCATTCCCGTGCCGATCACGCTGCAATCGCTCGGCGTGATGCTGGCCGGCGTCATCCTCGGGGCGAAGCGCGGGGCGCTGGCGCCGCTGCTCGTCATCCTGCTGGTCGCCATCGGCCTGCCGGTGCTCTCGGGTGGTCGTGGCGGTCTTGCCGTCTTTGCCGGCCCGACGGTCGGCTTCCTGATCGGCTGGGTTCCGGCGGCCTATATCACCGGCCTGATCGCCGAACGCTTCGCGCGGCCGACCATGGCGGCCCTGCCGCAGACGCTCGGCTTCTTCGCGGCGGCTGCCATCGGCGGTGTGGTGGTGCTCTATCTCTTCGGCATCGGCTATCTCGCCTTCGGCGCGGGCCTCGGGCTTGAGAAGGCTTTCCTCGGCTCGATGGCCTTCATTCCGGGCGATCTGCTGAAGGCTGCCGTTGCCGGTCTCGCCGGCCGTGCGGTGATGGTCGGCTATCCGCTGTTGCCGCAGCGGGTCTGA
- a CDS encoding chorismate synthase, whose amino-acid sequence MSHNTFGHLFRVTTWGESHGPALGAVVDGCPPGIRFTQEDLQIFLDKRKPGQSRFVTQRREDDIVRVLSGVMPQEDGSMITTGTPVSLMIENTDQRSKDYGEIARRYRPGHADYTYDVKYGIRDYRGGGRSSARETAARVAAGALARQVIPGVTIRGALVQIGKHKINRANWDWAQVNENPFFAPDPEIVPVWESYLDEIRKAGSSVGAVVEVIAEGVPAGIGAPVYGKLDQDIASNLMSINAVKGVEIGNGFGAAEITGEENADEMRIGPDGKPVFLSNHAGGILGGISTGEPIIARFAIKPTSSILTERRSIDADGHEVEVRTKGRHDPCVGIRAVPVGEAMLACTIVDHYLRDRGQTGRLK is encoded by the coding sequence ATGTCGCATAACACCTTCGGCCATCTCTTCCGCGTCACCACCTGGGGTGAAAGCCACGGTCCAGCCCTCGGCGCCGTGGTCGATGGTTGCCCGCCCGGCATCCGCTTCACCCAGGAAGACCTCCAGATCTTTCTCGACAAGCGCAAACCCGGCCAGTCGCGTTTCGTGACGCAGCGCCGGGAAGACGATATCGTCAGGGTTCTCTCCGGTGTCATGCCGCAGGAGGATGGCTCGATGATCACCACCGGCACGCCGGTGTCGCTGATGATCGAGAACACCGACCAGCGCTCCAAGGACTACGGCGAGATCGCGCGACGCTACCGCCCCGGCCATGCCGACTATACCTATGACGTCAAATACGGCATCCGCGACTATCGCGGCGGCGGGCGCTCCTCTGCCCGCGAAACGGCCGCGCGTGTTGCCGCCGGTGCGCTTGCGCGGCAGGTCATCCCCGGCGTCACCATTCGCGGCGCGCTGGTGCAGATCGGCAAGCACAAGATCAACCGCGCCAACTGGGACTGGGCGCAGGTGAACGAAAACCCGTTCTTCGCGCCCGACCCGGAAATCGTCCCCGTTTGGGAAAGCTATCTCGACGAGATCCGCAAGGCGGGCTCCTCCGTCGGCGCCGTCGTCGAAGTGATCGCCGAGGGCGTTCCGGCCGGTATCGGCGCGCCTGTCTATGGCAAACTGGATCAGGACATCGCGTCGAACCTGATGTCGATCAACGCCGTCAAGGGCGTGGAGATCGGCAACGGCTTCGGCGCGGCCGAGATCACCGGCGAGGAAAACGCCGATGAAATGCGGATCGGCCCGGACGGAAAGCCGGTGTTCCTGTCCAACCATGCGGGCGGCATTCTCGGCGGCATTTCCACCGGCGAGCCGATCATCGCCCGTTTCGCCATCAAGCCGACCTCCTCGATCCTGACCGAGCGCCGCTCCATCGATGCCGACGGCCACGAAGTCGAGGTGCGCACCAAGGGCCGCCACGACCCCTGCGTCGGAATCCGGGCTGTTCCCGTTGGCGAGGCAATGCTCGCCTGCACGATCGTCGATCATTATCTCCGAGACCGCGGCCAGACCGGCCGCCTGAAGTGA
- a CDS encoding pyrroloquinoline quinone biosynthesis protein PqqB, which produces MSKLRFLVLGAAAGGGLPQWNCGCPNCMAARDPASGVTPQTQSSLAVSADGEHWVVFNASPDIRAQIEKNASLHPRGLRGSPIGSVVVTNGDIDHVTGLLTLREKQPFTLFATAALIETLRRNPVFEVLDPALVARKVIALDTVFSPLPGMRIRLFSVPGKTPLYLETEGLRLGQESEDTVGVEFLIGERRAYYIPGCGAMTPALGARLKGADLAFFDGTVFTDDEMIAAGVGHKTGRRMGHMPITGSGGSLAALSALSVARKIYVHINNTNPIWQAGAERRQVESAGFEVGHDGMEVSLADIHIPADINVA; this is translated from the coding sequence ATGAGCAAACTTCGTTTCCTCGTGCTCGGCGCGGCCGCCGGCGGCGGGTTGCCGCAATGGAATTGCGGCTGTCCCAACTGCATGGCGGCGCGCGATCCGGCATCGGGCGTGACGCCACAGACCCAATCGTCGCTGGCCGTCAGCGCCGACGGCGAACACTGGGTGGTCTTCAACGCCTCGCCGGATATCCGGGCACAGATCGAGAAAAATGCCAGCCTGCATCCTCGGGGCCTGCGCGGCAGCCCGATCGGCAGTGTCGTCGTCACCAATGGCGACATCGACCATGTCACAGGCCTGCTGACGCTTCGGGAAAAACAGCCGTTCACGCTGTTTGCCACGGCGGCGCTGATTGAGACGCTTCGGCGGAACCCGGTCTTCGAGGTTCTGGACCCCGCTCTCGTGGCGCGGAAGGTGATCGCACTCGACACCGTATTTTCTCCCCTTCCGGGGATGCGGATCCGGCTGTTTTCCGTGCCCGGCAAGACGCCGCTCTATCTGGAGACGGAAGGCCTCCGGCTCGGGCAGGAGAGCGAGGATACGGTCGGGGTGGAATTCCTGATCGGCGAACGGCGGGCCTATTACATTCCCGGCTGCGGTGCGATGACGCCGGCGCTTGGCGCTCGCCTCAAGGGAGCCGACCTCGCCTTCTTCGACGGCACCGTCTTTACCGACGACGAGATGATTGCGGCCGGCGTCGGCCACAAGACGGGGCGGCGCATGGGACACATGCCGATCACCGGCTCGGGCGGCAGCCTGGCAGCGCTTTCCGCGCTCTCGGTCGCGCGGAAAATCTACGTGCACATCAACAATACCAACCCGATCTGGCAGGCCGGAGCGGAGCGCCGGCAGGTGGAAAGCGCGGGCTTCGAGGTCGGCCATGACGGCATGGAGGTGAGCCTTGCAGACATCCACATCCCCGCAGATATCAACGTCGCCTGA
- a CDS encoding 3,4-dihydroxy-2-butanone-4-phosphate synthase, whose translation MSYDQSRVVDAIRAFEAGEIVVVTDDDDRENEGDLIVAAVHCTAEKMAFIVRHTSGIVCAPMPKEEAKRLNLNAMVAENDSAHTTAFTVTVDFKHGTTTGISADDRTLTVRNLANPNVGPADFVRPGHIFPLVAREGGVLMRSGHTEAAVDLCKLAGLPPIGVIGELVNDNGTVKHGPEVFDFAEQHGLKRVSVADLIAYRQRKETLIQLASSFTVETPYGPAKAHAYSLPWDPMQHLAVVFGDIRDGVDIPVRLHLEHVGKDVFGKDRQIDTIMKRIAEAGRGVIVYLREGSVGVGISTTARAGKFDREVHNEAQQRENEWLEIGLGAQILKDLGVTSIRLFSSRERHYVGLEGFGIRISGTEIV comes from the coding sequence ATGAGCTATGACCAGAGCCGCGTCGTCGACGCCATCCGCGCCTTCGAGGCCGGCGAGATCGTCGTCGTTACCGATGACGACGACCGCGAGAACGAAGGCGATCTGATCGTCGCCGCCGTCCACTGTACTGCCGAGAAGATGGCCTTCATCGTGCGCCACACTTCGGGCATCGTCTGCGCCCCCATGCCGAAAGAGGAAGCCAAGCGGCTGAACCTCAATGCCATGGTTGCCGAAAACGACAGCGCCCACACCACCGCCTTTACCGTGACCGTCGACTTCAAGCACGGCACGACAACCGGCATTTCCGCCGACGACCGTACGCTCACGGTACGCAATCTTGCCAACCCGAATGTCGGCCCGGCCGATTTCGTCCGCCCCGGCCACATCTTCCCGCTGGTGGCGCGCGAAGGCGGCGTGCTGATGCGCTCGGGCCATACGGAAGCGGCCGTCGACCTCTGCAAGCTGGCCGGCCTGCCGCCGATCGGCGTCATCGGCGAACTGGTCAACGACAACGGCACCGTCAAGCACGGCCCGGAAGTGTTCGACTTCGCCGAGCAGCATGGGCTGAAGCGCGTTTCCGTCGCCGACCTCATCGCTTATCGCCAGCGCAAGGAAACGCTGATCCAGCTCGCCTCGAGCTTCACCGTCGAGACGCCCTATGGCCCGGCGAAGGCGCATGCCTATTCGCTGCCCTGGGATCCGATGCAGCATCTGGCCGTCGTGTTCGGCGACATCCGTGACGGCGTCGACATTCCGGTGCGCCTGCATCTCGAGCATGTCGGCAAGGACGTGTTCGGCAAGGATCGCCAGATCGACACCATCATGAAGCGGATCGCCGAGGCTGGCCGCGGCGTCATCGTCTACCTGCGCGAAGGCTCGGTCGGCGTGGGCATCTCGACCACGGCGCGCGCCGGCAAGTTCGACCGTGAAGTGCACAACGAAGCCCAGCAGCGCGAAAACGAATGGCTGGAAATCGGTCTCGGCGCGCAGATCCTGAAGGATCTCGGCGTGACCTCCATCCGCCTCTTCTCCTCGCGCGAACGCCACTATGTCGGCCTCGAAGGCTTCGGCATCCGCATCAGCGGAACCGAGATCGTCTGA
- a CDS encoding EamA family transporter — protein sequence MDRTASGWINGFIGVLIFSGSLPATRAAVADFDPVFLTVARAAIAGTLALALLLLFREKRPRGSDLVALAVVALGVVVGFPLLTALALKHVTSAHSIVFIGLLPLATAIFGVLRGGERPRPAFWLFSCLGSALVAGFALMQGVSASPVGDLLMLAAIIVCGLGYAEGARLSRTLGGWQVISWALVLSLPVMAVLTILTMPQSFADAARPAWLGLAYVSVFSMLVGFIFWYRGLAQGGIAAVGQLQLLQPFFGLVLAATLLGEAVSWSMVAVTAAVILCVAGARRFAR from the coding sequence ATGGACAGGACGGCAAGCGGATGGATCAACGGTTTTATCGGGGTGCTGATCTTCAGTGGCTCGCTGCCCGCGACCCGCGCGGCGGTGGCCGATTTCGATCCGGTATTCCTGACGGTCGCCCGCGCGGCGATCGCCGGCACGCTGGCTCTTGCCTTGCTTCTGCTCTTTCGCGAAAAACGCCCGAGGGGTAGCGATCTCGTCGCGCTGGCGGTGGTGGCGCTCGGCGTTGTCGTCGGCTTTCCGCTGCTGACGGCGCTGGCGTTGAAGCATGTCACCTCCGCCCATTCCATCGTCTTCATCGGGCTTCTGCCGCTCGCTACCGCGATCTTCGGCGTGCTGAGGGGCGGCGAGCGGCCACGGCCGGCCTTCTGGCTGTTCTCCTGCCTCGGCAGTGCGCTGGTTGCGGGCTTTGCGCTGATGCAAGGGGTCTCGGCATCGCCGGTCGGCGACCTGCTGATGCTCGCGGCCATCATCGTCTGTGGGCTCGGCTATGCGGAAGGCGCGAGGCTTTCCCGCACGCTCGGCGGCTGGCAGGTCATTTCCTGGGCGCTGGTGCTGTCGCTCCCGGTCATGGCCGTGCTTACCATCCTCACCATGCCGCAATCCTTTGCCGATGCGGCGCGGCCGGCATGGCTGGGGCTCGCCTATGTCTCGGTCTTCAGCATGCTGGTGGGGTTCATATTCTGGTATCGCGGGCTCGCGCAGGGCGGTATCGCCGCTGTCGGCCAGCTGCAGCTTCTCCAGCCGTTCTTCGGGCTGGTGCTGGCCGCAACCCTTCTGGGGGAGGCTGTGAGCTGGTCCATGGTCGCGGTAACCGCAGCCGTCATTCTCTGCGTTGCCGGCGCCAGGCGGTTCGCAAGGTAA
- a CDS encoding pyrroloquinoline quinone biosynthesis protein C codes for MSTSPEKAAFEARLRAIGTARYHDKHPFHRMLHGGDCSMTQVRAWVINRYYYQSRIPMKDAAFLSRCENPRLRRIWRSRIEDHDGGLTEGGGIRRWLRLAEAVGLDPDYVASARGVLPGTRFAVDAYVHFVREKTLLEAVASSLTELFAPAIHENRIAGLLKHYAFADDAALSYFRQRLNEAPQDVAFGLAHVLDHADTLEKQDAAAAALTFKTDVLWSQLDTLHSAYVAPARIPPGGWDGREGVTGEIDDQPLQGAAE; via the coding sequence ATATCAACGTCGCCTGAAAAAGCCGCCTTCGAGGCGCGTCTCAGGGCCATCGGCACGGCACGTTATCACGACAAGCACCCCTTTCACCGGATGCTGCATGGCGGCGACTGTTCGATGACGCAGGTGCGCGCCTGGGTCATCAACCGCTATTACTACCAGAGCCGCATCCCGATGAAGGACGCCGCTTTTCTGTCCCGCTGCGAAAATCCCCGGCTCCGGCGCATCTGGCGAAGCCGCATCGAGGATCACGACGGAGGCTTGACGGAGGGCGGCGGCATCCGGCGGTGGCTCAGGCTTGCGGAAGCCGTTGGGCTCGATCCCGATTATGTCGCCTCCGCCCGTGGCGTTCTGCCGGGCACCCGTTTCGCCGTCGACGCCTATGTGCATTTCGTACGGGAAAAGACGCTGCTGGAGGCCGTGGCCTCGTCGCTCACCGAACTCTTCGCACCGGCTATCCACGAGAACCGCATCGCCGGGCTGCTGAAACACTATGCCTTCGCCGACGATGCCGCCCTCTCCTACTTCCGTCAGCGGCTGAACGAGGCGCCGCAGGACGTCGCTTTCGGGCTTGCCCATGTGCTCGACCATGCCGACACGCTCGAAAAGCAGGATGCGGCGGCGGCGGCGCTGACCTTCAAGACCGATGTGCTCTGGTCGCAGCTCGACACGCTGCATTCGGCTTACGTGGCGCCTGCGCGCATTCCGCCCGGCGGCTGGGACGGACGCGAGGGCGTGACCGGCGAAATCGACGACCAGCCCTTGCAGGGAGCGGCGGAATGA
- a CDS encoding cobalt ABC transporter ATP-binding protein: MQITFDRAEVRYGAHAALQPLDLSLGEHRIGVIGLNGSGKTTFARLINGLVKPSAGRVTLDGLDTVKDEKAVLSKTGFIFQNPANQIILPIIRDDIAFGPKSRGVKGEALTKAVDGVLAQLGIAHLADRRPHELSGGELQLAALAAVIVTGPDMVIFDEPTNQLDLRNRAMVQAAIDALPQQAIVISHDLDLVSGFGRVLVFHQGRLAFDGGPQDAIARYRELALS; encoded by the coding sequence TTGCAGATCACGTTCGACCGGGCCGAAGTGCGTTACGGCGCGCATGCAGCGCTTCAGCCGCTCGATCTTTCGCTTGGGGAACACCGCATCGGCGTGATCGGCCTCAACGGTTCGGGCAAGACGACCTTCGCGCGGCTGATCAACGGGCTGGTGAAGCCTTCCGCCGGACGTGTGACGCTCGATGGGCTCGATACGGTGAAGGACGAGAAGGCGGTGCTTTCGAAGACCGGCTTCATCTTCCAGAACCCGGCCAACCAGATCATCCTGCCGATCATTCGCGACGATATCGCCTTCGGGCCGAAGAGCCGGGGCGTGAAGGGCGAGGCGCTGACCAAGGCCGTCGATGGCGTTCTGGCGCAACTCGGCATCGCCCATCTGGCGGACCGGCGGCCGCATGAGCTTTCCGGCGGCGAGTTGCAGCTCGCGGCCCTTGCCGCCGTGATCGTCACCGGGCCTGACATGGTGATCTTCGACGAGCCGACCAACCAGCTCGATCTCAGGAACCGCGCCATGGTGCAGGCGGCAATCGACGCGCTGCCGCAACAGGCGATCGTCATCAGCCACGATCTCGACCTCGTTTCCGGCTTCGGCCGCGTGCTGGTGTTTCATCAGGGACGGCTGGCCTTCGACGGCGGGCCACAGGATGCGATTGCCCGCTACCGGGAGCTTGCCCTGTCATGA
- a CDS encoding transporter, with the protein MRSLHVAGESPLHRLPATAKIAGLALAAVLIFLTRDPRFLVPALILSSGLYFSLGQPIPAAIRPLRPVLATILLVGLFHLLLTSAEEAMVTTLRLSTLMMLGAAVTASTTVSAFIDTITRTAAPLERLGLVKAADIGLSVGLVVRFVPEILTRYEAIREAHRARGIRPKVTTILGPLIISTLKDADNIAAAIDARGIRGQ; encoded by the coding sequence ATGAGAAGTCTTCATGTTGCCGGCGAGAGCCCGCTCCACCGCCTGCCCGCCACGGCCAAGATCGCCGGGCTGGCGCTTGCCGCCGTTCTCATCTTCCTCACCCGCGATCCACGCTTTCTGGTGCCGGCGCTCATCCTGTCGAGCGGGCTTTATTTCAGCCTCGGCCAGCCGATTCCAGCCGCGATCAGGCCGCTTCGTCCGGTGCTTGCGACGATCCTATTGGTCGGCCTGTTCCATCTTCTGCTGACAAGCGCCGAAGAAGCCATGGTGACGACACTCCGGCTTTCCACGCTGATGATGCTGGGCGCTGCGGTTACGGCTTCCACCACTGTCTCAGCCTTCATCGATACGATCACACGCACCGCCGCGCCGCTGGAGCGGCTGGGGCTCGTCAAGGCCGCCGATATCGGGCTTTCGGTCGGGCTGGTGGTCCGCTTCGTGCCGGAGATCCTGACGCGTTACGAAGCGATCCGCGAGGCGCATCGCGCGCGCGGTATCCGGCCGAAAGTTACCACGATCCTGGGGCCGCTGATCATTTCGACGCTGAAGGATGCCGACAACATCGCGGCCGCCATTGACGCGCGCGGCATTCGCGGCCAATGA
- a CDS encoding pyrroloquinoline quinone biosynthesis protein PqqD, whose translation MSGSDAPETTAITVDGGTVARLARGVKLREDPVRGQTVLLAPERALALDEIAVAIIRALDGKRSLDEIAENFSRQFDAPKEAVLADILAFIREFSNRRLLELAS comes from the coding sequence ATGAGCGGAAGTGACGCCCCCGAGACCACTGCCATAACGGTCGATGGCGGCACCGTTGCAAGGCTCGCCCGCGGCGTGAAGCTGCGGGAGGATCCGGTTCGCGGGCAGACCGTGCTGCTCGCCCCCGAACGGGCGCTGGCGCTGGATGAAATCGCGGTCGCCATCATCAGGGCTCTGGACGGCAAGCGCAGCCTCGACGAGATCGCGGAGAATTTTTCCCGGCAGTTCGATGCGCCGAAAGAGGCCGTGCTCGCCGATATCCTCGCCTTCATCCGGGAGTTTTCCAACCGGCGACTGCTGGAGCTAGCGTCATGA
- a CDS encoding GNAT family N-acetyltransferase, which produces MSDSSDYRIEARVPGIEDYLRLRRISGLSPFSREAAEKGLPNSIFGVSLMRGEEVVGMGRIIGDGGCFFQVTDIAIDPAHQGRGLAKWIMQALSDFIETLPKSAYVSLIADVPANRLYAQFDFDETAPRSVGMARKVV; this is translated from the coding sequence GTGTCCGACAGCAGCGACTACCGCATCGAAGCCCGCGTGCCCGGCATCGAGGATTATCTGCGCCTGCGCCGTATCTCGGGCCTCAGCCCCTTTTCCCGGGAGGCGGCGGAGAAGGGACTGCCGAATTCGATCTTCGGTGTCAGTTTGATGCGAGGCGAGGAGGTGGTCGGCATGGGCAGGATCATCGGTGACGGTGGCTGCTTCTTTCAGGTGACGGACATCGCCATCGACCCGGCGCATCAGGGCAGAGGGCTGGCAAAGTGGATCATGCAGGCGCTTTCCGATTTCATCGAAACACTGCCGAAGTCCGCCTATGTCAGCCTGATCGCGGATGTTCCCGCCAACCGCCTTTATGCCCAGTTCGACTTCGACGAGACAGCACCGCGCTCCGTCGGCATGGCCCGCAAGGTCGTCTGA